The Bombus terrestris chromosome 16, iyBomTerr1.2, whole genome shotgun sequence genome includes a region encoding these proteins:
- the LOC100642391 gene encoding cytoplasmic phosphatidylinositol transfer protein 1 yields MVLTKEYRICMPLTTGEYRIGQLYMIARHSHEQSDSDEGVEVVENVECDDPEHGKGQYTEKRIHLSSKLPYWIQSLIPRIFYVTEKAWNYYPFTVTEYTCSFIPKLYISIKTRYEDNNGSTENCLGLSPIELIHREVDFVDIAYDELSAKHYKEEEDPKFFKSQRTGRGPLVEGWKGTTQPIMCSYKLVQASFEVWGMQTRVEDFIHRCIRDILLLGHRQAFAWIDEWYDMTLEDVRQYEQKMQAETNEKVRLRNMNNEKPPTPTTPTSSMPSSPLPKSPTQSARSWFSWS; encoded by the exons ATGGTATTAACGAAGGAATATCGCATATGTATGCCGCTTACCACAGGGGAG TATCGGATAGGTCAACTTTATATGATTGCTAGACACAGTCATGAGCAATCAGATAGTGATGAAGGTGTTGAGGTTGTTGAAAATGTGGAGTGTGATGATCCAGAACATGGAAAGGGTCAATATACAGAGAAACGAATCCATCTATCTAG TAAATTGCCATATTGGATTCAATCTCTCATTCCTCGAATATTTTATGTCACAGAGAAGGCATGGAATTATTATCCCTTTACTGTCACAG AATACACT tgTTCTTTTATTCCAAAATTGTACATCTCAATAAAAACGCGATATGAGGATAACAATGGATCTACagaaaat TGTTTAGGTCTGTCTCCAATCGAATTGATTCATCGCGAGGTTGATTTTGTGGACATTGCTTACGATGAATTATCCGCGAAGCACTATAAAGAGGAGGag GACCCAAAATTCTTTAAATCTCAACGAACTGGTCGTGGGCCATTGGTAGAAGGGTGGAAAGGCACTACACAGCCTATAATGTGTTCTTACAAGCTAGTTCAAGCTTCTTTTGAAGTGTGGGGTATGCAAACTCGAGTGGAAGACTTCATTCATAGa TGTAttagagatattttattattgggTCATCGTCAAGCATTTGCATGGATTGACGAGTGGTATGACATGACACTGGAGGATGTTCGACAGTATGAACAAAAGATGCAAGCTGAAACTAATGAGAAAGTGCGACTCAGAAATATGAATAACGAGAAGCCACCAACACCAACCACACCAACTTCATCAATGCCGTCTTCACCATTACCCAAATCTCCTACACAGTCCGCTCGATCATGGTTCTCTTGGTCTTAG
- the LOC100652303 gene encoding nonsense-mediated mRNA decay factor SMG8, with product MRPQKFRLPCSAGSFIHTDKKVVIVSVFGKSQYSAKGCKTNMLSSILQMGLLDEPEVENESFCEIEGYYDSKDRTIYLHLRGLLDTHTLLTEYDKFVEKQDCKDFLSVWAHMRDKYARALLVLFHISHVIILTHPTHTFDYSYVHLFRAMDMVRQKVSPQLSDVLSSIYSLPKDWISNVRPCSPRVLFYFETCPTVFQDPASGANIKKLEHSLEDQIYQVLRKNRIVTNISSNSLFAIPANQEFVYVHTGTTESRDILGYMAKKLIQSCKVSSGGSTSRSLASQDSNIQIDDTETETRSFRSFLQQHINLAFARGFDDNVGRHSVPAYFEIPNVTTFCEVANKVYDYFIHGTDKELLTLHSLLDTDVKFSKSRCSKVLPRALQTYQENLPQHYTRAYHETKLAHAMGVFEMHARGPLFEEFNEKLQAECEKHWRSGRQMCEVLSLTGNPCTNPIHRGGSEGAGGGEQTEQRENDNDLPIREHCSGVRYICACNCGRCQGSREDPFSLRQANYDYFQMLAKQCGCAQLENIQFPVFQPSTHNYRPAQLFSTKREDSFTHTESPTSEGNTQACSLGVNTLNDDIRTPYGSGGQSPPTSETNEDVPKLSSKTSLTPSDAHKVVIEVSDSDAENAKEKSLVRQPSTTEYLPGMLHTESPAGLLPQFSSWSLVCLGPSSLYSHNLGLQHQAGVLATSAFLLPWDVTVRLEHQKERGSLWPTIGDHGTHNYCARGKNFQNMNTIRGRKSKGGKEFVVKIFVGVEYECPRGHRFMASAPDKVLKATGNGIVKDSGNKVTSSTADMPLYFPCPCRQTKPLIAQLMRIHVVTPKAPVHVTVNPRVQPGPPPCPIFVTGCDEPIKLSQSAYWVLRLPYVYMDEKGPYLAPKEPVPTSHGRLLAGMYGISEVLPEKKI from the exons atgCGACCGCAAAAATTCCGACTTCCATGCAGCGCAGGAAG ttttataCACACAGATAAAAAGGTAGTGATAGTATCTGTATTTGGAAAGTCACAATATAGTGCAAAAGGATGCAAGACCAACATGCTCAGTTCAATCCTGCAGATGGGCCTCCTGGATGAACCAGAAGTAGAAAATGAATCATTT TGTGAGATTGAGGGATACTACGATTCTAAAGACAGAACTATATACTTGCATTTAAGAGGATTATTAGATACACACACCCTTTTAACAGAATATGATAAGTTCGTAGAAAAACAGGACTGTAAAGATTTCCTTAGTGTATGGGCACATATGAGAGACAAATATGCTAGAGCACTACTTGTTTTATTTCACATATCGCATGTTATTATTCTTACTCATCCAACTCACACATTTGACTACAGTTATGTACATTTATTCAGAGCCATGGATATGGTGAG ACAAAAGGTTTCTCCACAACTTTCTGATGTCTTAAGTTCCATATACAGTTTACCCAAGGACTGGATATCAAATGTTAGACCCTGCTCTCCTAGGGTTCTATTCTATTTTGAAACTTGTCCCACTGTGTTTCAAGATCCTGCTAGTGGAGCTAATATCAAGAAACTGGAGCATTCCTTAGAAGATCAGATATACCAAGTATTGAGGAAAAATCGAATAGTAACCAATATTAG CTCAAATTCACTGTTTGCAATTCCTGCAAATCAAGAATTCGTATATGTACACACTGGTACGACAGAATCCAGAGATATTCTGGGCTACATGGCAAAGAAGCTCATACAGAGTTGCAAAGTTAGCTCTGGAGGAAGTACTTCAAGGAGTTTGGCTAGTCAGGATTCCAATATTCAAATAGACGATACAGAAACTG AAACTCGTTCCTTTAGATCATTTCTACAACAGCATATAAACCTAGCCTTTGCAAGAGGTTTTGATGACAATGTTGGAAGACACTCTGTACCTGCCTATTTTGAG ATACCTAATGTTACAACATTCTGTGAAGTGGCAAACAAAGTGTACGACTATTTTATACATGGAACAGATAAAGAACTACTAACATTACACAGCTTGTTAGATACTGATGTAAAGTTCAGTAAGAGCAGATGCAGTAAAGTACTCCCACGAGCCCTTCAGACTTACCAAGAGAACCTGCCCCAACACTACACAAG AGCATATCATGAAACAAAATTGGCACATGCAATGGGGGTCTTTGAGATGCATGCACGAGGCCCTTTGTTTGAAGAGTTTAATGAAAAACTACAGGCTGAATGCGAGAAGCACTGGAGATCTGGGAGGCAGATGTGCGAAGTACTGTCTCTGACAGGGAATCCTTGCACGAATCCGATACACAGAGGCGGAAGTGAGGGCGCTGGAGGCGGGGAACAAACGGAACAAAGAGAGAATGACAA TGATTTACCAATTAGGGAACATTGTAGTGGAGTTCGATACATCTGTGCTTGTAATTGTGGTCGTTGTCAGGGTTCAAGGGAGGACCCATTCAGTCTGAGACAGGCTAACTATGATTATTTTCAAATGCTAGCTAAGCAATGTGGGTGTGCTCAATTAGAGAACATACAGTTTCCTGTTTTTCAACCAAGCACTCATAATTAtag GCCTGCACAGTTGTTTTCTACTAAACGAGAGGACTCTTTCACTCATACAGAATCTCCAACATCTGAAGGAAATACTCAAGCTTGCAGCTTAGGAGTTAACACTTTGAAtg ATGATATTCGAACTCCATATGGAAGTGGAGGACAGTCACCTCCAACGAGTGAAACTAATGAAGATGTTCCTAAGCTCAGCAGTAAAACCAGTCTAACACCTAGTGACGCCCATAAAGTAGTTATAGAAGTGTCAGATAGTGACGCAGAAAATGCAAAAG AGAAATCTCTAGTCAGGCAGCCTTCAACAACAGAGTATCTACCAGGAATGTTACATACAGAATCACCAGCTGGTTTATTGCCACAATTCTCTAGCTGGTCCCTAGTTTGCCTTGGACCAAGTAGCCTATACTCTCATAATTTGGGTTTACAACACCAAGCTGGTGTTTTAGCCACTTCTGCTTTTCTTTTACCATGGGATGTGACTGTTAg ACTAGAGCATCAAAAAGAAAGGGGCTCTTTGTGGCCTACTATAGGTGATCATGGAACCCATAACTATTGTGCGAGAGgaaagaattttcaaaatatgaaTACTATTCGTGGTCGGAAATCAAAAGGCGGAAAGGAATTTGTAGTGAAAATATTTGTGGGAGTGGAATATGAGTGTCCAAGAGGACACAGATTTATGGCGTCTGCGCCGGATAAGGTCCTAAAGGCTACTGGAAATGGGATTGTGAAGGACAGTGGAAATAAAGTCACATCCAGTACTGCGGACATGCCGCTTTATTTTCCCTGTCCTTGCCG gCAAACAAAGCCTCTAATAGCTCAATTAATGAGAATTCATGTAGTGACGCCAAAAGCACCTGTTCATGTTACGGTAAATCCTAGAGTACAACCTGGACCTCCGCCTTGTCCAATTTTTGTCACTGGTTGCGATGAACCAATAAAGTTATCGCAAAGTGCTTACTGGGTCTTGAGATTACC ATACGTATATATGGATGAAAAGGGTCCATATTTGGCGCCAAAAGAACCGGTACCAACTTCACACGGAAGACTATTGGCAGGAATGTACGGAATTAGTGAAGTACTTCCGGAAAagaaaatatag